One Actinomycetota bacterium genomic window carries:
- a CDS encoding CocE/NonD family hydrolase: MLTNLCEPSPEEAPLKPSIRLFLAVAVLAAVLGPATADPAGTARESGYVELPDGVTLAYTAVYPNDGLPHPTLMEYSGYNPGSVPDQPYIDRYVSKGYAFIGVNIRGTGCSGGTFDFFEPQQGLDGAFVIDNFIPTRPWSNGDVAMIGKSYPGITQLFVAQERPAHLKAIAPGHFYGDIYRDVAYPGGIFNYSFAGLWSFISQPTEGRLSAIQAIAGGDTTCAANLAQHEVTNLRYNPFIQAQEHPFIDDLIRERSPIVRAKDIDVPIFTAIAWQDEQVGPREVLFLEQLDVPYWAILSNGDHGMYRTETSLTLLDAYLDHFLRGVDNGFGNNPHVMVWWESKTDTRAPTWVTGLSSWPAAASAKRLYLGAGGALTDQAPPAGGMPDPYVYPAGSQGIANARYGYASLPDAYLWPVKPLPGTAVSYTSAAFTEDTVLLGSASLDLWLASTAPDTDLEVTLTEVRPDGEEMYVQKGWLRASHRAEDMALSTTLRPVQTHLLDDFEPLVPGSPTPMRVEIFPFGHVVRAGSKVRVWIAAPTLLPELWGFAFLPVPAVNLVYHDATHPSSLVLPVAGGIAIGSAGFPECGTVIRQPCRPA, from the coding sequence TTGCTTACGAACCTCTGTGAACCGAGTCCCGAGGAGGCACCCCTGAAACCGTCGATCCGGCTCTTTCTTGCCGTCGCCGTGCTCGCCGCCGTGCTCGGCCCGGCCACGGCCGACCCGGCCGGCACCGCCCGCGAGTCTGGCTACGTCGAGCTACCCGACGGCGTCACCCTTGCTTACACGGCGGTCTACCCGAACGACGGTCTGCCGCACCCCACCCTCATGGAGTACTCGGGCTACAACCCCGGCTCGGTCCCGGATCAGCCGTACATCGATCGGTACGTGAGCAAGGGGTACGCGTTCATCGGCGTCAACATCCGCGGCACCGGCTGTTCGGGTGGGACGTTCGACTTCTTCGAGCCGCAGCAGGGCCTCGACGGCGCATTCGTGATCGACAACTTCATCCCGACGAGGCCGTGGTCGAACGGCGACGTCGCGATGATCGGCAAGTCCTATCCTGGGATCACGCAGCTGTTCGTCGCCCAGGAACGGCCGGCGCACCTCAAGGCGATCGCGCCCGGCCACTTCTACGGCGATATCTACCGCGACGTCGCGTACCCCGGCGGCATCTTCAACTACTCGTTCGCCGGGCTGTGGAGCTTCATCTCGCAGCCCACCGAAGGCCGCCTGTCCGCTATCCAGGCGATCGCCGGCGGGGACACGACGTGTGCGGCGAACCTCGCGCAGCACGAAGTCACCAACCTTCGTTACAACCCGTTCATCCAAGCGCAGGAGCATCCGTTCATCGACGACCTCATCCGTGAGCGCTCGCCGATCGTGCGCGCGAAGGACATCGACGTGCCGATCTTCACCGCGATCGCCTGGCAGGACGAGCAGGTCGGCCCGCGCGAAGTCCTATTCCTCGAGCAGCTCGACGTGCCGTACTGGGCGATCCTGAGCAACGGCGACCACGGCATGTACCGCACCGAGACGTCGCTCACGTTGCTCGACGCATATCTCGACCACTTCCTGCGGGGCGTCGACAACGGCTTCGGGAACAACCCGCACGTGATGGTCTGGTGGGAGTCGAAGACCGACACGCGCGCGCCGACCTGGGTCACCGGGCTTTCGTCCTGGCCGGCCGCCGCGAGCGCGAAGCGGCTCTATCTCGGTGCCGGTGGAGCCTTGACCGATCAGGCTCCTCCCGCGGGCGGGATGCCGGACCCGTACGTGTACCCCGCGGGCTCGCAGGGGATCGCGAACGCGCGCTACGGATATGCCTCGCTGCCCGACGCGTACCTGTGGCCGGTGAAGCCGCTGCCGGGCACGGCCGTGTCGTACACGTCGGCGGCGTTCACGGAAGACACCGTGCTGCTCGGCTCGGCGTCGCTTGACCTATGGCTGGCATCGACCGCGCCCGACACCGACCTCGAGGTGACACTCACTGAAGTGCGGCCCGACGGCGAGGAGATGTACGTCCAGAAAGGCTGGCTCAGGGCCTCGCACCGCGCCGAGGACATGGCGCTGTCCACGACTCTGCGTCCCGTCCAGACGCACCTGCTCGACGACTTCGAGCCGCTCGTTCCGGGGTCTCCGACGCCGATGCGGGTCGAGATCTTCCCGTTCGGACACGTGGTACGAGCCGGGTCAAAGGTCCGGGTTTGGATCGCCGCGCCGACGCTCCTCCCCGAGTTGTGGGGCTTCGCATTCTTGCCGGTGCCCGCCGTCAACCTCGTCTACCACGACGCGACGCATCCGTCGTCGCTCGTGCTTCCCGTGGCGGGCGGCATCGCGATCGGCAGCGCAGGGTTCCCCGAGTGCGGAACCGTGATCCGTCAGCCCTGCCGGCCGGCCTGA